The Pirellulaceae bacterium genome has a segment encoding these proteins:
- a CDS encoding DUF1553 domain-containing protein has protein sequence MSFPQPRNCCVIFALISCLTLDHGLDADEVKTVNFSREVRPLLSDTCFHCHGPDENQRVSDFRLDTKEGAFAQIGDDQPIVAGDASKSELVRRITSDDPDYQMPPPNADRRLSDSQIQLLTRWIEEGAAWQEHWSFVAPVRPEHPATNNSQWRKNPIDDFVLAQLEARGLQPAEPTSRTKLLRRVSLDLIGLPPTLTEIDNFLADKSELAYEKVVDRLLDSPRYGERMALLWLDAARYADTSGYQNDGPRYMWRWRDWVIDSFNQNMPYDQFTIEQLAGDLLIDPDRLKQFTKVENVGQGPAWRGAAVFEKDILDHLIPTGFNRNHRGNAEGGIIPEEYQMEYVVDRVDTTFTVWLGLTIGCSRCHDHKYDPLKQREFYEAFAFFNNIPEYGRAIKEGNSPPFIKAPTNPQRKQLANIDRELETSLQAVDELSAPLDSALAAWESKVDRKIASDWTVTQGLIGHFRLDGNVKNDITGSHQAGFNGPGGGFVQGPINQSAQFNGEYHIDAGDFADFSYFDRFSLSAWIFPTQDTGTIISRMTPEAQSDGYYVHLQNGQLEVNLVKRWLDDSIRIASVRQLTLNQWQHVAITYDGSRTSHGIKIYIDGQLEPQQVNQDFINQTFAAVEQPVRIGGGSQDFSGAIDDVRLYERDLSATEVQLVATAQTIAEILAIPLAERTKVQIAKLRAYFIQHLAPEPIREAHARLRQLQKSRQDFLASIPTLMVMQERTTPRQTHILSRGQYDKPIALVAANVPAVFPDLPADAPKNRLGFARWLVSGNHPLTARVAVNRFWQMYFGIGLVSTTEDFGAQGELPSHPLLLNWLATEFVGNGWNVKALQKLIVMSSTYQQSSQSTPEMRARDPDNRLLSRGPRFRLPAETVRDQALAVSGLLKHRLGGPSVRPYQPAGLWKEIATDTDYEQSHGDDLYRRSLYTYWKRTVAPPTMVTLDATAREACTVKRSRTNTPLQALALMNEKGFVEAARVFAESVMVKINETPTERIRTMFRQATAREPTPAELKVLLQGHQHYYQAFCAKPQAAEELCGVGEFPRNKILTAEEVAALTTVASLILNMDEVLTKE, from the coding sequence ATGTCATTTCCTCAACCGCGGAACTGCTGCGTAATCTTTGCTTTGATTTCTTGCTTGACGCTTGATCATGGGCTGGATGCTGACGAAGTGAAAACGGTCAACTTCAGTCGAGAAGTTCGCCCCTTACTTTCGGACACCTGCTTTCATTGCCACGGCCCCGACGAGAATCAGCGTGTTTCTGATTTCCGTTTGGATACGAAGGAGGGCGCTTTTGCTCAAATCGGCGACGATCAACCGATCGTTGCCGGTGATGCTTCAAAGAGTGAATTGGTGCGCCGTATCACGTCAGATGATCCCGACTACCAGATGCCTCCCCCGAACGCAGACCGTCGTTTAAGCGATAGCCAGATCCAACTCCTCACGCGTTGGATCGAAGAAGGAGCTGCCTGGCAGGAACACTGGTCCTTTGTGGCTCCGGTTCGCCCAGAACATCCTGCCACCAACAACAGTCAGTGGCGGAAAAATCCTATTGATGACTTTGTCCTAGCGCAACTCGAAGCGCGCGGCTTGCAGCCTGCCGAACCGACCAGCCGCACCAAACTCCTAAGGCGTGTCAGCCTCGACTTAATTGGCTTGCCACCCACGCTTACTGAAATTGACAACTTTTTGGCAGACAAATCCGAACTGGCTTACGAAAAAGTCGTGGACCGTTTGCTCGACTCTCCACGCTACGGAGAACGCATGGCATTGCTATGGTTGGATGCGGCTCGTTACGCCGACACCAGCGGCTACCAAAATGACGGTCCCCGATACATGTGGCGGTGGCGGGATTGGGTCATCGATTCCTTCAATCAAAACATGCCCTACGATCAATTCACGATTGAACAGCTGGCCGGCGATTTACTGATCGACCCTGACCGCCTGAAACAGTTCACGAAGGTCGAGAACGTTGGTCAGGGACCGGCGTGGCGCGGCGCTGCCGTCTTCGAAAAAGACATTTTAGATCACCTCATTCCGACTGGATTCAATCGAAATCATCGTGGCAACGCAGAGGGTGGCATCATTCCAGAGGAATATCAAATGGAATATGTCGTCGATCGAGTCGATACCACCTTCACCGTCTGGTTGGGATTGACGATCGGCTGTAGCCGATGTCACGACCACAAATATGATCCGCTGAAACAGCGGGAGTTTTATGAAGCCTTTGCCTTCTTCAACAACATTCCAGAATACGGCCGTGCCATCAAAGAAGGCAACTCCCCGCCCTTCATCAAGGCCCCTACCAACCCACAACGAAAACAACTTGCAAACATTGACCGAGAACTTGAGACATCGTTACAAGCAGTCGACGAGTTGTCCGCACCATTGGATTCCGCACTTGCTGCATGGGAATCAAAGGTTGACCGAAAAATCGCCAGTGATTGGACCGTTACTCAAGGCCTTATTGGACATTTCCGGCTGGACGGGAACGTAAAAAACGATATTACTGGCTCTCATCAAGCAGGCTTCAATGGCCCCGGAGGAGGCTTTGTCCAAGGGCCTATCAATCAAAGTGCTCAATTCAATGGCGAATACCACATCGATGCAGGTGACTTCGCCGACTTCAGTTACTTTGATCGTTTTTCGTTGTCGGCCTGGATATTTCCTACCCAAGACACCGGCACGATTATTTCTCGCATGACACCGGAGGCGCAATCTGATGGTTATTACGTGCATCTACAGAATGGACAACTTGAAGTCAATCTAGTCAAACGCTGGCTCGACGACTCGATTCGCATCGCAAGCGTTCGTCAACTTACCTTAAATCAATGGCAACATGTCGCCATTACCTACGATGGTTCGCGCACATCCCACGGGATCAAAATCTACATTGACGGTCAACTTGAACCACAGCAAGTAAACCAAGACTTTATTAATCAAACCTTTGCGGCCGTTGAACAACCCGTACGGATCGGTGGTGGCAGCCAGGATTTTTCTGGTGCCATTGATGACGTGAGACTCTACGAACGAGACCTATCCGCCACGGAAGTGCAACTTGTCGCCACCGCACAGACAATTGCCGAAATCCTGGCGATCCCTCTTGCCGAACGCACGAAGGTACAGATCGCCAAACTCAGGGCATACTTTATTCAACATCTGGCTCCTGAACCGATACGCGAAGCGCACGCTCGGCTTCGGCAACTTCAAAAATCCAGGCAGGATTTTCTTGCGAGTATCCCCACTTTGATGGTGATGCAAGAACGAACCACACCTCGCCAAACGCACATCCTTTCTCGGGGGCAATACGACAAACCAATCGCGCTCGTTGCAGCCAACGTTCCTGCAGTGTTTCCCGACCTACCCGCCGATGCCCCTAAGAATCGCCTTGGCTTTGCCCGCTGGTTAGTCTCGGGAAATCATCCGCTCACGGCGCGAGTGGCAGTCAATCGTTTTTGGCAAATGTATTTCGGCATTGGCCTTGTGAGTACGACAGAAGATTTCGGAGCGCAAGGCGAGTTACCGAGCCATCCTTTGTTATTAAATTGGCTCGCCACTGAATTTGTTGGCAACGGTTGGAACGTAAAAGCGTTGCAAAAGCTGATCGTGATGAGCTCAACTTATCAGCAATCGTCCCAATCAACTCCCGAAATGCGTGCTCGAGATCCCGACAATCGACTTTTGTCGCGTGGCCCCCGCTTTCGTTTACCGGCGGAGACAGTGCGAGATCAAGCCCTTGCAGTCAGCGGACTCTTGAAACATCGCTTGGGAGGGCCATCGGTCCGACCCTACCAACCCGCCGGACTCTGGAAAGAAATTGCCACCGACACGGATTATGAACAATCACACGGTGACGATCTCTATCGTCGCAGCCTCTACACTTACTGGAAACGCACCGTCGCCCCGCCCACGATGGTGACGCTCGATGCAACCGCCCGCGAAGCCTGCACGGTCAAGCGTTCCCGTACCAACACACCGCTGCAAGCTCTGGCCTTAATGAACGAGAAAGGATTTGTCGAAGCAGCACGTGTCTTCGCAGAAAGCGTCATGGTCAAAATCAACGAGACGCCCACAGAACGAATTCGAACGATGTTTCGCCAGGCGACAGCACGCGAACCGACCCCAGCTGAATTAAAGGTTTTGCTGCAGGGCCATCAGCATTATTACCAAGCGTTCTGTGCAAAACCACAAGCTGCCGAAGAACTCTGTGGCGTTGGTGAATTCCCGCGAAACAAAATTTTAACAGCCGAAGAAGTCGCCGCACTTACAACGGTCGCCAGCTTAATCCTGAACATGGACGAAGTCCTGACCAAGGAATAA